The following nucleotide sequence is from Azospirillum brasilense.
GGAGTGACGCGCTGGTCGTGGTGCGGCAGGCCAATTGCGGATCCGCCGGCGCCTACCACACCGCCTTTGAGACGGCGCTTGGCCTCGGCGCCCGCTGGATCTGGAGCACCGACGACGACGGCATCCCGCAGCCCGGCGCGCTGGCCGAGCTGCTGGCCCAGGCGCGGCACCACGGCCTGTCCATGGTCGGCCCGCTGGTGCTTGCGGCGGAGGACCGCTCCACCCTGGCCTTCCCCATGCAGGGCACCCGCGACCCCGACAGCCTGATGGCGCGGGCGGTGGACGGGCTGGCGCCGGGCACCATCGCCCTGTTCAACGGCACGCTGATCGGGCGGGCGGTGTTCGAGCGGATCGGCAACGTGAAGCGCGAGATGTTCATCTGGGGCGACGAGTACGAGTTCACTCTGCGCGCCCGCCGCGCCGGGCTGAAGGTCGGCACGGCGGTCAAGGCCCTCCACGTCCACCCGGGCATGTCGCGGACGGAGCACAAGGTGCTGGGCGGCCGGCTGGGCACGGTGGAGACGATGCGGGCCGACCGGGCGCCGCATTTCTTCCGCAACATGGGCTATATCCACGCCAACTACGAGAAGGCCGGGGTGATCCCGCGCATGATCGCCAAATACACCGCCCATTATCTGGTGAACCGGGACTTCCGTGGCCTGCAGGTCTTCCTGGACAGCTACCTGTCCGGCCTGCGCGACGAGTATCCGGAGGAGCTGAAGCGCCCGCCGGTCCGGCTCCCCCTGCCCAAGCGGCCGCGCACCGCCTCGTCCTCCTCCAGCGAGGTCGCCTGATGCCCACCGTCAGCGCCGTCATCGCCACGTTCAACCGCGCGCCGGAGCTGCGCACCGCGCTGTCCCTCCTGCTCGCCCAGACGCACCCCGTCGCGGAGATCCTGGTGGTGGACGACGGGTCCACGGACGGCACCGACGCCATGGTGCGGGGGGAGTTCCCCACCGTCCGCTACGTCCGTCTGCCGCACAACGCCGGACTGATCTACGCCCGCAACTTCGGCTTTGTGAACACGACGGGCGATTACGTGCTGTCGGTGGACGACGATTCCTGGTTCGCCGAGCCGGACGGCCTCGCCCGGACGGTGGCCTATATGGAGACGCACGCCGACGTGGCGGCGGTGGCCTGCAACATCGAGACGCGCGACGGGCTGGTCTATTTCCCGCGGCAGGCCGATCCCTTCGACGCGCCCTGGTACGTCGGCTGCGGCCATCTGCTACGCCGCAGCGCAGTCGCCGCCGTCGGCCTCTACATGCCGGAGCTGTACCGCCAGGGGGAGGAGAAGGACCGCTGCCTGCGGCTGGTCGGCGCCGGCCACCGGGTGGTCGCCCTGCCCGGCGTCATGGTCTATCACGACAAGAGCGAGAAGGGCCGCAAGCCGGGGCTGGAGCGTTTCTACAACCACCGCAACGACCTGATCCGCGAGGTGGCCCGCTGCCCCGCCGGCCTGCTGCCCTGGCGCTTCGCGCGGAGCTGGATCGGCAACAGCTGGAAGAACCTGCGCCACGGCCCGCGGCTGACCGACCTGAAGGTTCTGCTGGCCCTGCCGGAGATCCTGCGCATCGGCCTGAAGCACCGCGCCCCCGTGAGCGAGGATGCCTACCGCCGCTGGCTGCACCTGTCCAAAACGGCCGCACCCGGCC
It contains:
- a CDS encoding glycosyltransferase family 2 protein translates to MPTVSAVIATFNRAPELRTALSLLLAQTHPVAEILVVDDGSTDGTDAMVRGEFPTVRYVRLPHNAGLIYARNFGFVNTTGDYVLSVDDDSWFAEPDGLARTVAYMETHADVAAVACNIETRDGLVYFPRQADPFDAPWYVGCGHLLRRSAVAAVGLYMPELYRQGEEKDRCLRLVGAGHRVVALPGVMVYHDKSEKGRKPGLERFYNHRNDLIREVARCPAGLLPWRFARSWIGNSWKNLRHGPRLTDLKVLLALPEILRIGLKHRAPVSEDAYRRWLHLSKTAAPGLPQSDPTPSHNSLPRPAGEG
- a CDS encoding glycosyltransferase, whose product is MAQDQFSANSVPADIASTDIAHGVVAIVVTHNRLPLLATCVAAILGQQPRPERLVVVDSGSSDGTPEWLAAQAEEWSDALVVVRQANCGSAGAYHTAFETALGLGARWIWSTDDDGIPQPGALAELLAQARHHGLSMVGPLVLAAEDRSTLAFPMQGTRDPDSLMARAVDGLAPGTIALFNGTLIGRAVFERIGNVKREMFIWGDEYEFTLRARRAGLKVGTAVKALHVHPGMSRTEHKVLGGRLGTVETMRADRAPHFFRNMGYIHANYEKAGVIPRMIAKYTAHYLVNRDFRGLQVFLDSYLSGLRDEYPEELKRPPVRLPLPKRPRTASSSSSEVA